The segment ACTTTGACTGGAATATAAGCAAGGTGGCAAATGGCACGTATACAGCTGAAATGACAGCTGAAAATTCAGATGGATATAAGAAGACAATTAAACAAAAGGTTTTGATTCAAAAGCCTGCTAAAGAGAAAAAGGGCAGTGTTAAAGCAACAGCGCTTAATATGAGAGAAAAGGCAACAACAGCATCAAAGGTTATCACAAGACTAAAGAACAAGCAGACAGTTGTCATTGTTGCACAGCAAGGCTCATGGTATAAAGTGAAATATGGTTCGAAGACAGGATATGTATCTGCGAAGTATATCACAGTATTAAAATAAAAAAGACGTTCCGTTTTTAACGGAACGTCTTTTTGTGCTGTGGATCAAGTATTGTCGGTTTTTTCTTCTTTGTTTTCTGCACTAGAGTCTTCTTTTTTATTATCTGAATCATTGTTTTTACTAGAATCTTCTTTTTTATTATTTGAATCATTGTTTTCTTGCTTTTTTTCCTTGGAAGCTTCCGCTTTATTGTCTTCCTCTGTTTTTTTAGCAGTTGTTTTGTTCGCTTTTTTATCGTCCTCTTTTGCCTTGCTGCTTTGTTTGCTAGCTACATCAATCTTATTGGAATTGGAGGATTCTTTTCCGGCGATATCTACTGCTTTGACGACATAGGATCCGCTGCTTGCTTTAAAGGAGAGAGTGTCACTCGCCTTAATACTTGCAACCTTTTTACCGTTTTGATAAACACGGTAGCCGATAACATCTTTTTCCCCTGATTTAGACCAAGCGATGGTGCTTCCGCTATTGCTGACTTTAGGAGCAGCTGGTGCCTTGCCGTTATCCGTTATTTTATTGGACGGAACAACGACATTTTTTAATGCTGTATTATTACGGATTAAGTCACTTGGATCAGATACTTTTATACCAAACAGCTTTTCAATATAATCAGGATTTAATATGAATCCTGTTTCAGAAAATTCGCTTGGAGTGGAGTCTAATGCCATGTATTTTGTGTTGCCAATCTGCACATATTTTCCTGTAACGATGCTGTCATCTGTCTTGTTAGGTACAGAGCTTGATTTAAATAAATCTGTTGTGACAAGTCCTGCTTTTGAGCAGCCTTCAGAGGCAAGCAAACCAGAAAGCGAGCAAACAGACCTTCTTACAATCCCACCTGGCATCGTAAAGCTTTCAGACGGGTCAACAAGCTTCGAATCGACATCGTAGGCAGCATTCATTAAATCTGCCCATAAATAGTTGTTACGCATGCTGTAGCTCATTGTGCCAGAGCTTACAAGTGATTTAGGTGTATCATAGCCAGTCCAAACTCCAAAGGAGACATTCGGATTTGTCGCAACAAACCAGGAGTCTTTAAAGTCCTGTGTCGTACCGGTTTTTCCAGCCCAGTCAGAGCTGAACTTCAAGCGGCTTTTAACAGCTGTTGCTGTTCCTTGATTAATAACATCCCGCATCATATCAATAGTCAAATAAGATGTTTGCGGGCTGAATACCTTCACTTTTTCTGTTTTATGCTTATAGATGACTTTGCCGTTTTTATCGACAATTTTATCAATCATATAGGCATCAACAAAGTTTCCGCCATTTGCAAAAGTAGCAAATGCGTTTGTATTTTCCTCAACAGAAACTCCGTTTGTCAATCCACCGATAGATGTTGATCTGTTTGCATAATCACCTTCTGTCAATGTGGTGAAGCCCATTTTTTCGAGGTAATTAGCAGGCTTTTGCGGCAGAATCTGGGCATAAGCTTTAACCGCAGGAACGTTATATGATTTAGCCATAGCAACCCTTGCTGTTACAAGACCGTGAAACTGGAAGTCATAGTTATTAGGCCAGACTGTACCAGGTCTTGCAGGGTCAAGTGCAAGCGGAACATCTGGTAGGACTGTTCCGGGAGATAGTGTTCCCAATTCAATGGCAGGACCATAAACTAACAGTGGCTTCATTGTTGAGCCGTTCGGTCTAGGGCTTGTACTATGGTTTGTTGCTTCTCTGCCATAGTCTCTTCCGCCGACAAAGCTGATAATAGCACCAGATTTATTGTCAATCAGGATTGCACCTGTTTCTACAGGCTCCATAATGGTTTTCTTTTCACCGGTTTCACTGTCTGTGACAGTTTGCGGTTTATCAGGTCCATAATACGGGTATTTATCTACTACTTCTGTAAATTTATCGTAAATCTTTTTATTAATGGTGCTGTGAATCTCAAAGCCGTTTTGATGGATTTGGCGATCTGCAAGTTCTGTGTACTGATCATTAAGAACCTCATCCTCTTCTAAATCTTTCGCATTATAGCCATCTTCTTTTGCAAGCATTTCAGCAATAATTTGTGTTGCTCTATTTTCTATTTCATAGGTAACCCACGGGTATTTTTCAATTGGGCTCACAACAGGGCTCGCAAAATCCTTTGTTATATCATATGCTGCTGCTTTGTCATAATCTTCTTTTGAGATTTTGTGCTGATTGTACATTCTAGCAAGAACAGTTTTCATTCTTTCCAAGCCAGGCTCCAGATTTTCTTTGACCGTTCCATCCTGTGTGAATGGAGTATAGCCAAACGGACTTTGCGGCAGACCAGCAATAAAGGCTGATTGTGGCAATGTAAGATCCTTCGCTTCCACACCAAAAATTCCTTGTGCAGCTGCTTGAACACCGGCAATATTTCTTCCAGATGAGTTTCTGCCAAATGTCGACACATTTAAATATGCTTCCAATATCTCTTCTTTTGAGAAGAATTTTTCAAGCCTTAATGCTAGCAGAATTTCCTTTGCTTTTCTTTCAAAGGACACTTCATTCGTCAAAATCTGGTTTTTGATTAACTGCTGTGTTAAGGTGCTTCCCCCAGACTGTGTGGAGCTGTTGGAAACCTCCTGGAATAATGCTCTCATAATCGCTTTAGGAACTACACCATCATGTTTATAGAAGTTCTCATCCTCTGTCGAAACGATCGCATCTACTAAATGTGGCGAGACATCCTTGATTTTTACTTCTTCTCTTTCTAAATCTGTCGGCAGTTTTCCTAAATACACATTATCGGCAAAATACAGCTCGGACGTTTCTTCATAATTGTAGATGTCCTTTTGCATTGTCTTGTATGATCTTATTGGTTCTTCCTTTACAAGGGATGCAAAATAGCCTGCGCCGATTCCTCCAGCAAAAGCACCGCCGACAATTAATAAGATAATGAATATCAGAATAATATTCCAAGAGACTTCGTAAGTGATTCGAGCTCTTTTGACGGTTTTTTTATTGGTAAAGAAGCTTAGGAAACCATGGAGATAGTTTTTCCACTTCGGCCTTTCATTCATATGGTATCATTCCCCCTAAAATCACATACATTATAGCATAAAGCTATGGGCTATATGAGCAATGTTCGATAATTTCCAACCTTTTTCGCAAAAGCATTTGACATGCTTAGCTCTTTTATGGTAAAAATAACTCAAACTAATATTGATTCGTTATTGCGTTGAAGGGAATAAGTAGTTCTTTTATCACTATATTAAGAGAGCCATTGGCTGGTGTGAAATGGCATAAATAAAAGAATGAATACCTCCTGAAGCTTCTGTTGGGAAAGCCATAAATGGCAAGTAGCAGCAGACGGTTGTTAACCGTTATCTTTTTTAAGTGGAGAGCTTTGTCTCTCAATTAGGGTGGTACCGCGCTTATTTGCGTCCCTGCATGTATATGCAGGGGCTTTTTTATTGTTTAAAAAAGATTGAAGCTAGCAAGAATTTAGAATCAGTTGCAAAGGAATTACGAATGGAGGAATTATCGTGAATTTATTAGAAGATTTACATTGGAGAGGTATTGTTTACCAGCAGACAGATGAAGAAGGCCTACAGGACGTCTTAGCAAATACAAAAATCAGCTTATACTGTGGTGTAGACCCGACTGCAGACAGCATGCATATTGGTCATTTACTGCCGTTTTTAACATTGAGACGTTTTCAAAATGCTGGACATACACCAATCGTGCTTGTCGGCGGAGCAACAGGTTTGATTGGAGATCCTAGCGGAAAAAGCGAAGAAAGAAATCTGCAAACATTAGATGCAATCGGACATAATGTCAAATGCTTGCAAAAACAGTTAGAGAAAATCTTTGATTTCGACGGTGAAAATGGTGCAGAAATGGTTAATAACTATGACTGGGCTGGAAAGATGGATATCGTTACATTTCTAAGAGATTACGGCAAGCATATCGGCATCAATTATATGCTGGCTAAAGACACAATCTCTTCACGATTAGAAACAGGTATTTCATTCACAGAATTTACGTATACAATTCTTCAGGCACTGGACTTCTTGCATCTATACGATAACCATAACTGTAAGCTGCAAATCGGCGGAAGTGACCAATGGGGAAATATTACAACAGGTCTAGAGCTTATCCGTAAAAACAGTGCAGAAGGCGCAAAAGCATATGGACTGACAATTCCGCTTGTTACAAAAGCAGATGGAACAAAGTTCGGTAAAACAGAAAGCGGCGCGATTTGGCTTGACCCAGAAAAAACAACACCGTATGAATTCTACCAGTTCTGGATTAACACAGCAGATGCTGATGTAATCAAATACTTAAAATTCTTTACGTTCTTATCAAAAGAAACAATTGAAGCATTAGAAGCATCTATGCAAGAAGAGGCTCATTTACGAAAAGCGCAAAAAGCCCTTGGAGAAGAGATGACAAAAATGATTCACGGGGAAGCAGCATTAGAACAGGCTTTGAAAATAACAGAAGCACTTTTCAGCGGAGAAATTAAAAATCTGACTGCCTCTGAGATTAAGCAAGGCTTCAAGGATGTTCCGACATACAAGCATGAAGAGGGTGAGGCTGTACTAGTTGATCTGTTAGTAGCAGCAAACATCGTCTCATCTAAAAGACAGGCTCGCGAGGACATTACTAATGGTGCTGTGTACATTAATGGTGAGCGTAAGCAAGAGCTGGATTATGTTCTCGGAGCAGAGGACCGCATTGAAAACCAGTTTACTGTTATAAGAAGAGGAAAGAAAAAGTATTTCTTAATTCAATACTAATAGCTATAACAAGGAGACTGGGACATAAGTATGTGAACCAGCGTAAAGACCGAACTGCTAATCAACTACTGATTAGATAGTTCGGTTTTTTGTTTTTAGTTTAAATACAAAAAATTAGAAATTTTAGTGGAATGGAGCGGAGGCCACTCGACTCCTGCGGGAAATAGAGGAAAGGATGAGACCCCGCAGGCGAAGACGAGGAGGCTCATATTCCTCCCCGTGGAAAGCGAGTGGGTGCAGCGCAATGAAACGAACTAACTTTAACTCAACATTCTATTTAGACACAACCTTCATTTTTCAAATTTAGTTGAAATTCTATTATTCGTGTTTAGAAAGCTTATCTTTTGTTTTGTCCCAGCCTCTTTTTATTAGGAAAAGATGGATTATCTTTAAGGAATAAATTTTTGTCGTACAAGTCCCCTCCGCTGAATAGACTAGAAGCAAACATACATATGCGGAGGGATTTATGGTTACTTTTATTCCATATATATTATTGGGTGTTTCGTTAGCAGCACCTGTTGGTCCTGTTAATGCAGCACAATTGGACAAGGGGATTAGGAACGGCTTCTTTCATGCGTGGATTTTTGGAATTGGAGCATTAATTGCAGATGTTATTTATATGATGATGGTGTACTTTGGAATCAGCCATTTCATTAATACACCATTCATGAAAACCTTTTTGTATTTGTTCGGTTTTTTCGTACTTACCTATACGGGGATTGAAAGCTTAATTAATTCGACAAAAATTAATGTTTTAGAACGGAAAAAACAGGACAATTCGCTGTTTAAGTCCTTTTTCTCTGGCTTTTTAATGTCGATATCTAATCCATTAACAATACTGTTCTGGCTTGGTATTTATGGTTCTGTTATGGCAAAATCTGCTGAAAGCTTTTCTAATAAAAGCTTTGTTTTATGCAGCCTAGCTATTATCTCAGGGATATTATTATGGGATTTTACAATGGCGCTAATCTCAGGAATTGCGAGAAGGCTGCTTCATTCTAATATGCTTTATATTATTTCCATTTTATCATCAATCTCCATGATTGGCTTTGGACTCTATTTTGCTTTCCAGGCATATAAAGCCTTATTTTTGTAATCAATGGTAATTTTTTGTAACAGGATAATTTCCTGCATGTATTTGTCAAATCCATGCAAAATATGTGTTGTATGATAGAATACATGCCGAAAGTGGCTTTAGGAGGAAAAAGGAATGGCAAAAACAAACGGTACTCCAATTGCAGGAAAAATCTATAATTCAGATGATTATAAAAGTACAGAGAGTGTTTCAAAAGGACTCGCTGAAACACATGAACAGACATCTGACACTTATATGGAAGGTACGGTTGATGGTTTGACGGAGAATGCTGCAGACAAAGAAAAAAACTGACAAGAAAAAGCATTAATACAAAAAGAAGGCTTGAGGAGAATGAATCCAAGCCTTTTTTTTGTATGTCAAAACACATTGAATGTAGTATTAAAGAACTAAATATGAGTGTTATTCATGGTTCTTTAATACTAATTATGAAGATTTAACTAAACTTAAGGAAGAAAATTTAGTAAAATTTGTAGTATAGTGTCGATAAATGAAGAAATTTTACTCTATGATGTATCCGTTTACCCTTGTTAAAATATATATCTGTGAAAATTACTAAAGGGGTAAACTACATATGAACATTCATTTGAATGAACAAATCGAAAAACTCAGGAAAAATATGATTTCAACAGGAATGATGAAAGGCTTCACTTCTGAAGAAACCATTTTGCTTAGTAAAAGATTGGATAACTTAATGAATATACAGATGTTGTTTCAAAATGGATCAATGCATCATAGAAATCGGCAATACTGAAAATAAAAATAGAAGGAAGATGGACATTGCAAGCACTTATTAGAAATAACAGCGATAAATTGCTGACATTATATGATTTAGACAAGGATTATGTAAGAAATACTTTAAGATGGGAAAGTGATTTTAAAGTGCCTGCTAAAGGCGGAGCTATGAGAATAAAAAGTACAGAGCTCATTGAGCGACTAATAGAGGATCAGTCAAAGGATGAGATAAGGAAGCTTGTAACGATGATGAAAGCCATCAAAAAAAGAGATGCTTCTGTAAGGACATTAATAGAGACTATTGCGATAGGCTTAATAAAATAGAAATACAGAAGACCTGAGGGGGGTCTTTTTTTTTATGGAAGCGGAGCAAAGGAAAACGGTGAGAATTTGGGAATCGCTAAAACACCTTTGCTCCATATAAGACTTATAGCCAGATTCACGAGGAATAAACTTGTATTTTTTACAAACGAATTATGAATGTTTAAATTATCACTGTTATGATGCTGTTTTGTTCAGCTTTTCTTATTTTATGAGGTTAGAGGGAATATGTTTAAGAAGTCCTTGCTGTCAAAGGGTAAAGAAAGACCTTCACAAAGGTTGTGAAGGTCTTTCTTGATTCTTTGGTAGAATCACTACTTTGTATTACTAGAGTATACATTATTGCACAAACCGAACCCTGTAATCAGTTTCCGCTGACTACATTTAAATTGTATCATGGCTACTTTTATATAATAAAGTTAGACTTTTTTAACACAAATATCAGTTCCTCTTAACACAACTATACTAAAAATTTAGTTTACACGTTTTTGACTTCATACAATATACATTGTTTAGTCGGGAAAAGGTCTTTATTTTGGAGGAATTGCTGTGACAAGCAATGGAAGTATGTATGGAAGAGATTTCATAAAACGGTATTTCTCACAAGTATGACAGAATATCAGCCCCAAATAAATAATGGATAATACTGCAGTCTACAAAGCAAACTAAATAAAAAAACCCCAGAAAGCGTTGATACAACGCGGTTTCTAGGGTTTGGTAATGCTGTATTAACAAATCTATTAACGAGAGTAGAACTCAACGATAAGAGCTTCGTTAATTTCAGCTGGCAATTCAGAACGTTCTGGTAAACGAGTGAATGTACCTTCTAATTTATCAGCATCGAAAGTCAAGAAATCAGGTACGAAGTTGTTCACTTCAACTGCTTCTTTAACAATATCAAGATTACGTGATTTTTCACGCAATGTGATTGTTTGACCTGCTTTTAGACGGTATGATGGGATATCTACGCGTCCACCATCAACGATAACGTGACCGTGGTTAACAAGCTGACGTGCTTGACGACGTGTGCGAGCAAGACCTAAACGATAAACAACGTTATCAAGGCGAGATTCTAGAAGCGCCATGAAGTTTTCACCGTGTTTACCTTTCATTTTGCCAGCAATATCGAATAAATTACGGAATTGACGCTCATTTACACCATACATATGACGTAATTTTTGCTTTTCCTGTAATTGTAAACCGTATTCTGATAATTTTTTGCGTTGGTTTGGACCATGTTGTCCTGGAGCGTAAGGGCGTTTATCTAACTCTTTGCCAGTACCGCTTAAAGAAATCCCAAGACGACGAGAAAGTTTCCAACTTGGACCTGTATAACGAGCCATTGATGACTCCTCCTTCATGTTTTTATTTTGGTAAAATAAAAACAGATGCAACTAGCCTTTATGTTTATTTTGTCTTCATGTACCTTCGCCCTAGCAGCTAAGGGTTACACAATACACCATCAAAACGTGTTTTGAGGAACAAACTAAAACAAGAAAGTGATTTGCATATGCTGCAATATTTTACACAAAGAGTATTATATGATTTTACCAATGAAAAAGCAAGTATAGATTACGAAATTCTATCCTAGTAGAAATTTACCTGTTCCTAATAAGGAAAAATTTTAACTGCTGTATTCTTATTCCAGCGCCATGTGATATAATTGTTTTAATTTACTATAAGAATTGTCCGATAATTTATACGTGAAAAATCCTACTTTCGACTTAGGTGAGAATGTCTGTTTTTTATGTTGTTTGTTGCAAAAGACATGAGTCTTTTCTCCTTATCACGTTTGTTAGTTGGCTTTACAAGGTATATAAGCAATATCTTAATGATAACATGGGAAAATAGAATGAATAGTTAGATGAATAGGTGATAATAGATGGATAAGCTCGACCACCAATCAATAGTAAATCTAAAAAGTCGGTTCTTCGATCTCTTTGATATAGAAAGCAAAAGTTTTAATTATGAGTTAATTTTGCGGGAAATGCTGTATATTATTAAAAACTTCTTGAATGCCTCTGAGGTTACCTATTACAGTGCGAATGAGTGGAACGATGAATGGGCTGCAGAAGCATCAACAAATCCTTTTTCGACAGCAGCCATTCTTCCGTATACAACGGAAATGAAAAATAAGCTGTTGAGTAAGGCAGTTTCTAGAAAGCCAATCGGCATTCATACATTAGAACATTATGATTTGCTGATTCCGTTGAAAAACAAAGATGGTTTTTATAATTTTTTTGTTGTCCGATTAGATGAATCTGTGCAAGAAAGTAATCAAATCGGCACTGATTGCCTTTATAAGCTTATCAGTGAGGAATTTAGCTTTTATATAATTAAGGTCCAGGATTTACTCGAAATTGTTGCGGAAGAGAAGAGATATAAAAAGCTCTTTAAAGTTACTGAAACATTCCACTCTTCTATGGATACAGAAGGAGTATTGCGGGCAATTATCCATACATTAAAGGATATTTATCCATCTCTTGGCTATTATCTTTTGTTGTCCCATGATAATAACACGCATGGCGATTTGCCAATCAAGGATTTAGAATACGACAGTGAAAACCTTGCTGCAATGGAAGCCTATGTAACGGGAGAAATACAGTTTGAGTATGTGAAGGAAAGTAGAAATTCCATCTTGTATGCTCCTTTAAAAGGAAAGCAAGGTGTATATGGTGTTTTGCAAGTTATCGCTGAGAATTCGGTTAAATTTCCAAAAAAAGAAGTGGAATTCATTACCCTGCTGGCAAATACAGCTGGGGGTGCTTTGGAAAATGCCCAGCTTTATCAGCAATCAAAAAAGCTAGTGTCAGATTTACAGCTCATTAATGAGGCTTCCCATCGATTAAACTCGAATTTAAGGCTTACGGAAATGATGACATATATGTCAAACCGCATTTCGATTAGCTTTGAGGCAGAGGAGGTAGGCTTCATCCTGTTTTCCTCTGAGACAAACTCATTGACTGTATTAAACGGCAGCACTGATTTTTTTCGTACAAAAGCTGCTGAGACGTATATCCATTATTTTAAAGAGAAAATAAAACAAGAAAAGGATTCGTTGTTTTTAGGCGATTTCAGTATGCCTTCTGAGGAGGATGCTGTTTACAAATCGATCATGGCTGTACCGATGATGCAGACTGGTGTTTTGAAAGGTTTTGCGATTGTCATGCATCAATTGCCGTATCATTTTTCTTTTGATACCTTTAAATTGCTGCAATCTCTTATTCATCACTCTACGTTGGCCCTGACAAATTCCATGCTAAGAGAGGAATTAGAGAAGATGGTGGTTACAGACCATCTGACAAAACTCTATTCGAGAAGCTTCTTAGATGAAAAGCTGGTAAGATCGCTTGTGGAGGATGCTGAGGGCACCTTTATCTTAATTGATATTGATAATTTCAAGGCAGTGAATGATACGTATGGACATCAAGTCGGTGACGAGATTATCATTCAGGTTGCCAATATTATTATGGAAAACATTAGAGCGACAGATATAGGAGCAAGATGGGGTGGTGAGGAGCTTGCAATCTATTTGCCAAGAGTTCCTCTACAAGTCGGTGTTTTCATTGCTGAAAGGCTTGTTGAAAAAGTTCGGGAAAGCTCTGCACCACCTGTTACCATTTCCTGTGGTGTGTCTTACTGGATGAGAAATAATGAAGAAAATTATCACTCCATCTTTAAGCGGGCAGACAAAGCATTGTATATTGCGAAAGAGACTGGAAAGGATCGGGTTGTTGTCCAAGATGCCTTTCGGACTAGTTGAGAGCTTTATATTTGAAATAAATAACAAAAACACCTCGAAATATTTCGAGGTGTTTTTGTTTGTTCTAGAATTATTTTACATATTCCATCAATGCGGAAACAAAGATTTCTAGATATTTCTTATCTATTTCATCAAAGCGTGCTTTTTCAGGTGAATCAATATCAAGAACACCTAGTAATGTGCCGTCTTCCTTCACTAATGGCACAACTATTTCTGATTGTGAGGCTGCATCACATGCGATATGTCCTGGGAATTGATGAACATCCTCTACTAATACTGTCTCTATGTTTTTTGCAGATGTACCGCAAACACCTCTTCCAAAAGGAATACGCACACATGCTGGCAAACCTTGGAACGGACCAAGAACTAGCTCAGTTCCTTCTGTCAAATAAAAACCTACCCAATTTACACGGTCCAAAAATTGATTTAAAAGAGCCGCTGCATTTGATAAGTTAGCTATTGTATTTGATTCGCCTTCAAGAAGAGCCTTCAGCTGTTTAACCACCAATTCATATTGCTGTTCCCGATTGCCGTTGTAAGTTTCGACGTTAAACAAGCAAATCACCTAACTTCCTTCAATTATTGTCATTATTTTAGCAGTTTAAGAGCGAACCTATGAAAGTTTTGTCGACTTTCTTTTAAAGGATTGGC is part of the Niallia taxi genome and harbors:
- a CDS encoding GAF domain-containing protein, which codes for MFNVETYNGNREQQYELVVKQLKALLEGESNTIANLSNAAALLNQFLDRVNWVGFYLTEGTELVLGPFQGLPACVRIPFGRGVCGTSAKNIETVLVEDVHQFPGHIACDAASQSEIVVPLVKEDGTLLGVLDIDSPEKARFDEIDKKYLEIFVSALMEYVK
- a CDS encoding transglycosylase domain-containing protein translates to MNERPKWKNYLHGFLSFFTNKKTVKRARITYEVSWNIILIFIILLIVGGAFAGGIGAGYFASLVKEEPIRSYKTMQKDIYNYEETSELYFADNVYLGKLPTDLEREEVKIKDVSPHLVDAIVSTEDENFYKHDGVVPKAIMRALFQEVSNSSTQSGGSTLTQQLIKNQILTNEVSFERKAKEILLALRLEKFFSKEEILEAYLNVSTFGRNSSGRNIAGVQAAAQGIFGVEAKDLTLPQSAFIAGLPQSPFGYTPFTQDGTVKENLEPGLERMKTVLARMYNQHKISKEDYDKAAAYDITKDFASPVVSPIEKYPWVTYEIENRATQIIAEMLAKEDGYNAKDLEEDEVLNDQYTELADRQIHQNGFEIHSTINKKIYDKFTEVVDKYPYYGPDKPQTVTDSETGEKKTIMEPVETGAILIDNKSGAIISFVGGRDYGREATNHSTSPRPNGSTMKPLLVYGPAIELGTLSPGTVLPDVPLALDPARPGTVWPNNYDFQFHGLVTARVAMAKSYNVPAVKAYAQILPQKPANYLEKMGFTTLTEGDYANRSTSIGGLTNGVSVEENTNAFATFANGGNFVDAYMIDKIVDKNGKVIYKHKTEKVKVFSPQTSYLTIDMMRDVINQGTATAVKSRLKFSSDWAGKTGTTQDFKDSWFVATNPNVSFGVWTGYDTPKSLVSSGTMSYSMRNNYLWADLMNAAYDVDSKLVDPSESFTMPGGIVRRSVCSLSGLLASEGCSKAGLVTTDLFKSSSVPNKTDDSIVTGKYVQIGNTKYMALDSTPSEFSETGFILNPDYIEKLFGIKVSDPSDLIRNNTALKNVVVPSNKITDNGKAPAAPKVSNSGSTIAWSKSGEKDVIGYRVYQNGKKVASIKASDTLSFKASSGSYVVKAVDIAGKESSNSNKIDVASKQSSKAKEDDKKANKTTAKKTEEDNKAEASKEKKQENNDSNNKKEDSSKNNDSDNKKEDSSAENKEEKTDNT
- a CDS encoding aspartyl-phosphate phosphatase Spo0E family protein is translated as MNIHLNEQIEKLRKNMISTGMMKGFTSEETILLSKRLDNLMNIQMLFQNGSMHHRNRQY
- a CDS encoding YozQ family protein, which translates into the protein MAKTNGTPIAGKIYNSDDYKSTESVSKGLAETHEQTSDTYMEGTVDGLTENAADKEKN
- the tyrS gene encoding tyrosine--tRNA ligase; this translates as MNLLEDLHWRGIVYQQTDEEGLQDVLANTKISLYCGVDPTADSMHIGHLLPFLTLRRFQNAGHTPIVLVGGATGLIGDPSGKSEERNLQTLDAIGHNVKCLQKQLEKIFDFDGENGAEMVNNYDWAGKMDIVTFLRDYGKHIGINYMLAKDTISSRLETGISFTEFTYTILQALDFLHLYDNHNCKLQIGGSDQWGNITTGLELIRKNSAEGAKAYGLTIPLVTKADGTKFGKTESGAIWLDPEKTTPYEFYQFWINTADADVIKYLKFFTFLSKETIEALEASMQEEAHLRKAQKALGEEMTKMIHGEAALEQALKITEALFSGEIKNLTASEIKQGFKDVPTYKHEEGEAVLVDLLVAANIVSSKRQAREDITNGAVYINGERKQELDYVLGAEDRIENQFTVIRRGKKKYFLIQY
- the rpsD gene encoding 30S ribosomal protein S4, yielding MARYTGPSWKLSRRLGISLSGTGKELDKRPYAPGQHGPNQRKKLSEYGLQLQEKQKLRHMYGVNERQFRNLFDIAGKMKGKHGENFMALLESRLDNVVYRLGLARTRRQARQLVNHGHVIVDGGRVDIPSYRLKAGQTITLREKSRNLDIVKEAVEVNNFVPDFLTFDADKLEGTFTRLPERSELPAEINEALIVEFYSR
- a CDS encoding sensor domain-containing diguanylate cyclase; translation: MDKLDHQSIVNLKSRFFDLFDIESKSFNYELILREMLYIIKNFLNASEVTYYSANEWNDEWAAEASTNPFSTAAILPYTTEMKNKLLSKAVSRKPIGIHTLEHYDLLIPLKNKDGFYNFFVVRLDESVQESNQIGTDCLYKLISEEFSFYIIKVQDLLEIVAEEKRYKKLFKVTETFHSSMDTEGVLRAIIHTLKDIYPSLGYYLLLSHDNNTHGDLPIKDLEYDSENLAAMEAYVTGEIQFEYVKESRNSILYAPLKGKQGVYGVLQVIAENSVKFPKKEVEFITLLANTAGGALENAQLYQQSKKLVSDLQLINEASHRLNSNLRLTEMMTYMSNRISISFEAEEVGFILFSSETNSLTVLNGSTDFFRTKAAETYIHYFKEKIKQEKDSLFLGDFSMPSEEDAVYKSIMAVPMMQTGVLKGFAIVMHQLPYHFSFDTFKLLQSLIHHSTLALTNSMLREELEKMVVTDHLTKLYSRSFLDEKLVRSLVEDAEGTFILIDIDNFKAVNDTYGHQVGDEIIIQVANIIMENIRATDIGARWGGEELAIYLPRVPLQVGVFIAERLVEKVRESSAPPVTISCGVSYWMRNNEENYHSIFKRADKALYIAKETGKDRVVVQDAFRTS
- a CDS encoding LysE family transporter, giving the protein MVTFIPYILLGVSLAAPVGPVNAAQLDKGIRNGFFHAWIFGIGALIADVIYMMMVYFGISHFINTPFMKTFLYLFGFFVLTYTGIESLINSTKINVLERKKQDNSLFKSFFSGFLMSISNPLTILFWLGIYGSVMAKSAESFSNKSFVLCSLAIISGILLWDFTMALISGIARRLLHSNMLYIISILSSISMIGFGLYFAFQAYKALFL